One Desulfobulbus oligotrophicus DNA segment encodes these proteins:
- a CDS encoding PstA family ABC transporter permease, with product MKRPLIFHVFRSSMGLSAALVLGCVGTLFFFLLLKGLPTWGTELFFGDTAPMDAIMGKAPVWEGIWPAFMGTLCLMTVTMGLVLLPGIGCGIFLAEYATPLWKKRVNTAIDLLAGAPSIVMGLFGFTLILFLRRAFFPEANTCLFLAAGCLSLLVTPVLVVNTREALEAVPSSIKLAATSLGLSKNQIIFCLAVPMAVRGIVSGSILAMGRCAEDTAVIMLTGAVANAGLPSSLWAKFEALPFTIYYTMAHYQSQEELNLAFGAALLLLFLATAMVALAKLLEVGHKLFWQGERPSVLQ from the coding sequence ATGAAACGACCTCTTATCTTTCATGTTTTTCGCTCAAGCATGGGCCTGTCAGCAGCTCTGGTACTGGGATGTGTTGGTACGTTATTTTTTTTCCTCCTCTTGAAGGGCCTGCCCACCTGGGGAACAGAACTATTCTTTGGTGACACAGCGCCCATGGACGCCATAATGGGGAAAGCACCGGTATGGGAAGGGATCTGGCCGGCTTTCATGGGCACCCTCTGCCTCATGACCGTCACCATGGGTCTGGTGCTTTTACCCGGTATTGGTTGTGGAATTTTTCTGGCTGAATATGCCACTCCCCTGTGGAAAAAACGAGTAAACACCGCCATTGATCTTCTGGCTGGAGCGCCATCCATTGTCATGGGACTCTTTGGCTTTACCCTTATTTTATTTCTGCGGCGGGCCTTCTTCCCTGAGGCCAACACCTGCCTGTTCCTGGCTGCAGGCTGTTTGAGTCTTCTGGTCACCCCGGTTTTGGTGGTCAATACCAGAGAAGCCCTGGAAGCTGTACCCTCCTCCATAAAATTAGCCGCCACCAGCCTTGGCCTGTCCAAAAATCAAATCATTTTCTGTCTTGCTGTACCCATGGCAGTGCGGGGCATTGTCAGTGGGTCTATTCTGGCCATGGGGCGTTGTGCTGAAGACACCGCTGTGATCATGCTCACAGGAGCTGTGGCCAATGCCGGGCTGCCCTCCAGTTTGTGGGCCAAGTTCGAAGCCCTGCCCTTTACCATCTACTACACCATGGCCCATTATCAGAGTCAGGAAGAACTCAACCTGGCCTTTGGTGCTGCCCTGCTCTTACTTTTC
- a CDS encoding PstC family ABC transporter permease produces the protein MTSSQKTESFFWAKTYVHLAAGLVISSIFLLLVMIFIFAGPALFDQGHRSIFTWQWNPYQGQFGILPMLMGSMILSVSALLLALPLAISLCSLLLTAPRRLSARLIHMVIRFMTAIPTVVYAFAGVLLLTPLVRFSFGGSGLSWLTATFVLVLLILPTMVLVLNSGLKPKLDDLCPQGLAMGLDRLDLLWFFVFPHTKKTFLAAGLLGFGRAVGDTLIPLMLAGNAPQVPMDLGQSLRTLSAHMALVTANEVGGAAYSSLFMAGALLLGISALVSLISRALVTS, from the coding sequence ATGACCAGCTCCCAAAAGACCGAGAGCTTTTTCTGGGCCAAAACCTATGTCCATCTTGCCGCCGGCCTGGTTATCAGCAGCATTTTCCTGCTCTTGGTCATGATTTTTATCTTTGCCGGCCCTGCTCTTTTCGATCAGGGCCATCGGAGTATTTTCACCTGGCAGTGGAATCCCTACCAGGGACAATTCGGCATTCTGCCCATGCTCATGGGTTCAATGATTCTGTCCGTCAGTGCTCTTCTCTTGGCACTGCCCCTGGCCATCTCTTTATGTTCTCTGCTGCTCACTGCCCCAAGGCGACTGAGCGCAAGGCTGATCCACATGGTTATCCGTTTCATGACCGCCATCCCCACCGTGGTTTATGCCTTTGCGGGTGTATTACTTTTAACGCCCCTGGTACGTTTTAGCTTTGGAGGCAGCGGCTTAAGCTGGCTGACCGCCACTTTCGTGCTGGTATTATTGATTCTACCGACCATGGTTTTGGTCCTGAACTCCGGTCTTAAACCCAAACTGGACGATCTGTGTCCCCAGGGCCTGGCCATGGGCCTGGACAGGTTGGATCTGCTCTGGTTCTTTGTCTTTCCGCATACAAAAAAGACCTTCCTGGCCGCAGGGCTGCTGGGTTTTGGCCGGGCTGTGGGTGACACCTTGATTCCTCTGATGCTTGCCGGTAACGCGCCTCAGGTACCCATGGACCTTGGCCAGAGTTTACGCACCTTAAGTGCGCACATGGCCCTGGTCACAGCCAATGAGGTGGGCGGGGCAGCCTATTCCTCTTTATTTATGGCTGGTGCGCTTCTTTTAGGCATCAGTGCCCTGGTCAGCCTTATCTCCAGGGCACTGGTTACAAGTTAA
- a CDS encoding phosphate ABC transporter substrate-binding protein yields the protein MNRLHILSLSLLFCCLTMGTAPATTLKDFQGQKGTVNIAGGTAHIPVMKAAARSIMSAEPDIRITVTGGGSGVGVQQVGEGLVDIGNTGRALKESEIEKYGLQSFPFAIDGVAVAIHPANPVSGLTQEQLIKIFTGEITRWQDLGGPDAPITLYVREDGSGTRETFEERGLNKAVPSTNSNVSNSNGAMKTMIAQDKNAIGYVGIGHLDSSIKALPVDGMQPTQENAQNGSYIITRLLYMNTKGEPQGLVRLFIDYIYSKDGQGFIAAAGYIPKSKD from the coding sequence ATGAACCGTCTTCACATCCTGAGCCTGAGCCTGCTCTTCTGCTGCCTGACCATGGGCACAGCCCCGGCAACCACTTTAAAAGATTTCCAGGGCCAAAAAGGAACTGTCAATATTGCCGGCGGCACAGCACATATTCCGGTCATGAAGGCTGCGGCACGCAGCATCATGAGTGCTGAGCCCGACATACGCATTACCGTCACTGGTGGCGGCTCTGGAGTCGGTGTCCAGCAAGTGGGTGAAGGCCTGGTGGACATCGGTAACACCGGGCGCGCCTTAAAGGAGTCGGAAATTGAAAAATACGGTCTGCAGAGCTTTCCCTTTGCCATTGACGGGGTAGCCGTGGCCATCCACCCTGCAAACCCCGTTAGTGGTCTGACCCAGGAACAACTCATCAAAATCTTTACCGGTGAAATCACCCGCTGGCAGGACCTGGGCGGACCTGATGCACCCATTACCCTGTATGTCCGTGAAGACGGCAGCGGCACCCGGGAAACCTTTGAAGAACGCGGCCTGAATAAAGCCGTCCCCAGCACCAACAGTAATGTCTCCAACTCCAATGGCGCCATGAAGACCATGATTGCCCAGGATAAAAACGCCATCGGTTACGTGGGTATTGGTCACCTGGACTCCAGTATCAAGGCCCTGCCTGTTGACGGTATGCAGCCGACCCAGGAAAATGCCCAGAACGGCAGTTATATCATTACCCGTCTTTTATACATGAACACCAAGGGTGAGCCTCAAGGTCTGGTGCGCCTGTTTATTGACTATATCTACTCTAAAGACGGCCAGGGCTTTATTGCTGCTGCAGGGTATATTCCCAAGAGCAAAGACTGA
- a CDS encoding N-acyl homoserine lactonase family protein: MYIIHPIVMGTKIVDKGMMTYQHDYGKPCTIPLYSWYIAGGDANILVDTGEMHPVVSEAREQAIGGRIYTFEDGLAKFGLTPEDIDIVLHTHLHNDHCENDYKCIHAKIYVHKKELERIHDPHPLDFRYLVDYIEEVEENGQIIALSEDTEIQPGITMIHTPAHTEGGMSIRVETSQGSVLICGFCTILENLYPPKAVTAMEMEVIPPGTHVNSYEAYATLVRAKTLADHILPLHEPRWAAMESVPA, encoded by the coding sequence ATGTACATCATTCATCCCATTGTCATGGGAACCAAAATTGTTGATAAAGGCATGATGACCTATCAGCATGACTACGGTAAACCCTGCACCATTCCTCTCTACAGTTGGTATATTGCCGGCGGTGATGCGAATATTCTGGTGGATACCGGAGAAATGCATCCGGTTGTTTCTGAAGCGCGGGAACAGGCCATCGGCGGCAGGATCTACACCTTTGAGGATGGACTGGCCAAGTTTGGGCTCACTCCGGAAGATATAGACATCGTCCTGCACACCCATCTGCACAACGACCACTGTGAAAACGACTACAAATGCATTCATGCCAAAATATATGTTCACAAGAAAGAACTGGAGCGCATCCATGATCCCCATCCTTTGGATTTTCGCTATCTGGTCGATTATATTGAGGAGGTGGAGGAGAATGGCCAGATTATCGCCCTGTCTGAAGATACGGAAATCCAGCCCGGCATCACTATGATCCATACACCGGCGCATACAGAAGGCGGCATGTCCATCCGTGTGGAAACGAGCCAAGGAAGCGTGTTGATCTGCGGGTTCTGCACCATTCTTGAAAATCTCTACCCGCCCAAGGCTGTGACGGCCATGGAAATGGAGGTCATTCCCCCGGGCACCCATGTCAACAGTTATGAGGCCTATGCAACCCTGGTGCGGGCCAAAACCCTGGCTGACCATATCCTGCCTTTGCATGAACCACGCTGGGCAGCCATGGAAAGCGTGCCTGCATAA
- a CDS encoding sugar phosphate isomerase family: protein MPLTIYITKDFDQMSQVAAQVAELKIRHMQTNAKTINLGLATGNSPTGLYKHLAKAFNSKRLDAERVRSFNLDEYVGLPGENAQQRALHSKSYSYFMISELFGLLQQKFIETYVPYGSLIEQAQLEKELIAHPEYYTMRGNSRGQAIEINTDAAGLLREIKQNVLDAYVRTIEEAGGIDLQVIGVGGLGHVAFHESGIPFDSSPVILVKLDDDTIKNAVTDGSFASESASPHYAISMSTEFVFKAKTVLLLANGPRKTSPIARSLLDSVTCDVPLSYSQQYAAAGGEMIYVLDEPAALEVLMARDALLDKGHTLVDLRDKSYAKVEQIMFSRNPQTCILG from the coding sequence ATGCCGCTGACTATTTATATCACAAAAGATTTTGATCAGATGAGCCAGGTTGCCGCTCAAGTTGCTGAGCTCAAAATCAGACATATGCAGACAAATGCAAAAACCATAAACCTGGGGTTAGCCACCGGCAATTCACCCACCGGCTTGTACAAGCACCTGGCAAAAGCTTTCAACAGCAAACGCCTTGATGCCGAGCGGGTACGAAGTTTTAATCTGGATGAGTACGTTGGTTTACCCGGTGAAAACGCCCAGCAAAGAGCTTTGCACAGTAAGTCCTACAGTTATTTTATGATCTCAGAGCTGTTTGGACTGCTGCAGCAGAAATTTATTGAGACCTATGTGCCCTACGGTTCGTTAATCGAACAGGCCCAACTGGAAAAAGAACTCATAGCTCATCCGGAATACTATACAATGCGCGGTAACAGCCGTGGACAGGCCATTGAAATCAATACCGATGCAGCAGGGTTGTTGCGTGAGATCAAACAGAACGTCTTAGATGCCTATGTCCGTACAATAGAAGAGGCCGGAGGAATAGATCTGCAAGTTATCGGAGTGGGCGGACTTGGCCATGTGGCTTTTCATGAAAGCGGCATCCCCTTTGACAGCTCTCCGGTCATACTGGTTAAACTCGATGACGATACCATCAAAAATGCCGTGACCGATGGAAGCTTTGCCTCTGAGTCAGCCAGCCCTCATTATGCCATTTCAATGAGCACTGAGTTTGTCTTTAAAGCTAAGACAGTTCTCCTCCTGGCCAATGGCCCTCGAAAAACCTCACCAATAGCCAGGTCGCTACTCGACAGCGTTACCTGTGACGTTCCGTTAAGCTACAGCCAGCAGTACGCTGCCGCCGGCGGAGAAATGATCTACGTTCTTGACGAACCTGCAGCCCTTGAGGTGTTGATGGCCCGGGACGCTCTCCTGGACAAAGGACACACACTTGTGGATCTGCGAGATAAATCCTATGCAAAAGTTGAACAGATCATGTTTTCCAGAAATCCTCAGACTTGTATTTTAGGATAA
- the gdhA gene encoding NADP-specific glutamate dehydrogenase codes for MSIITDVIDKVKRVDPGEPEFHQAVTEVLETLEPTAERHPEFVKANIYERIVEPERTIMFRVPWMDDKGQIFVNRGFRVQFNNAIGPFKGGIRFHPSVNLSIIKFLGFEQIFKNALTTLPMGGGKGGSDFDPKGRSDSEIMRFCQSFMAEMFRHIGPETDVPAGDIGVGSREVGYMFGYYKKIRNDHTGVFTGKGLEYGGSLIRPESTGYGAVYFAAEMLATRGLDLKGKVFAVSGAGNVAQYAIEKINQMGGRVISICDSSATVIDEQGIDADRLLYLQELKNVRRGRVSEYASTYSNNVTCIEGKNVWDVIRDQGIKVDVAMPCATQNEINGEHARALVQNGCFCVTEGANMPSTPDAVRIYRENNLLYGPSKAANAGGVSTSGLEMSQNSLKLSWSREEVDNRLLLIMKSIHRSCLDAAEAYGRTGDYVMGANIAGFTKVAKAMLAYGVV; via the coding sequence ATGTCAATTATTACAGATGTTATCGACAAGGTTAAACGAGTGGATCCAGGTGAACCGGAATTTCATCAGGCTGTGACCGAGGTTTTGGAAACCCTGGAACCAACTGCTGAACGGCATCCGGAGTTTGTTAAAGCCAATATCTATGAAAGAATTGTCGAACCGGAACGCACGATTATGTTCCGTGTCCCCTGGATGGATGATAAGGGGCAGATCTTTGTCAACCGTGGCTTTCGCGTCCAGTTTAATAACGCTATCGGGCCGTTTAAAGGGGGCATTCGATTTCATCCGTCGGTCAATCTTTCCATCATCAAGTTTCTTGGTTTTGAGCAGATTTTTAAAAATGCTCTGACAACACTCCCCATGGGGGGTGGAAAAGGTGGTTCGGACTTTGATCCCAAGGGAAGATCGGACAGTGAGATCATGCGTTTTTGCCAGTCATTTATGGCAGAGATGTTTCGGCATATAGGACCGGAGACGGATGTGCCGGCCGGAGATATCGGTGTCGGCAGCCGTGAGGTCGGTTATATGTTTGGTTATTACAAGAAGATTCGCAATGACCACACCGGGGTTTTTACAGGCAAGGGGTTGGAGTACGGCGGCAGTTTGATACGACCGGAATCCACCGGCTACGGTGCTGTTTACTTTGCTGCTGAAATGCTGGCCACCCGCGGGCTTGATCTCAAAGGCAAGGTGTTTGCCGTGAGCGGTGCCGGTAACGTTGCCCAGTATGCCATTGAAAAGATCAATCAAATGGGGGGCCGGGTTATCTCAATTTGTGACTCGAGCGCAACGGTTATTGATGAGCAGGGCATAGATGCTGACAGGTTACTGTATCTGCAGGAGTTGAAGAACGTTCGCCGTGGTCGGGTAAGTGAGTACGCGAGCACATACAGTAACAATGTTACCTGTATAGAGGGCAAAAACGTCTGGGATGTGATTCGGGATCAGGGCATTAAGGTGGATGTTGCTATGCCGTGTGCAACCCAGAACGAAATTAACGGCGAGCATGCCCGGGCCCTGGTGCAGAACGGTTGCTTCTGTGTCACCGAAGGCGCAAATATGCCGTCTACTCCTGATGCAGTCCGCATCTATCGGGAAAACAATCTGCTGTACGGCCCAAGCAAGGCGGCCAATGCCGGTGGTGTGTCCACCTCCGGCCTGGAGATGAGCCAAAACAGCTTGAAGCTTTCCTGGAGTCGTGAGGAGGTGGATAACCGTCTGCTGCTGATTATGAAAAGTATTCATAGATCCTGTCTTGATGCTGCTGAAGCGTATGGTCGGACAGGTGACTATGTGATGGGAGCGAATATAGCCGGGTTCACCAAGGTGGCGAAGGCTATGCTGGCCTATGGTGTTGTTTAA
- a CDS encoding glycosyltransferase family 9 protein translates to MELDGKRILIIKQSSLGDIIHTLPLVHAVRRQYPLVCIGWIVEQGFAALLERDDAVDVVHPIHIPSTSDPGAGNTAYWRAFAATVSTLQRLRQQFKASPYDLILDLHASFRSGLLGLVNPGGLRIGFKDAKEGNTWFQHRLVNNAAGYQHAVDKNLLFCEQLGCAVAAEDFYLCTDPDDQAKVASFLKEEGILPHDRIVYVNATARWQSKFWFVSRWSELCDRLLAAGVRPVLGGSRADLAYLTEIVESMSGKKAVIAAGRLSLPESIALMKRADVYVGLDTGPMHVAAMVGTPVVALFGPTHPERVGPYGVRHVVMRAEHLDCLCCRKRSCDHQRCMEEITTDSVFAQVMNFIESEGLTRPA, encoded by the coding sequence ATGGAACTCGATGGAAAGCGGATACTGATCATCAAGCAAAGTTCCTTAGGGGATATCATCCATACATTACCTCTGGTGCATGCTGTTCGCCGACAGTATCCTTTGGTGTGTATCGGGTGGATCGTTGAACAGGGGTTTGCTGCCTTGCTGGAAAGAGACGATGCCGTGGATGTTGTTCACCCCATCCATATTCCATCAACCAGTGATCCTGGTGCAGGTAACACTGCCTATTGGCGAGCTTTTGCAGCTACTGTGAGCACGTTGCAGCGGTTGCGGCAACAGTTTAAGGCATCGCCATATGACCTTATTCTTGATCTTCATGCCTCATTTCGCAGCGGGTTGCTTGGTCTGGTCAATCCCGGAGGTCTTCGCATCGGTTTTAAGGACGCAAAGGAGGGAAATACCTGGTTTCAACACCGGCTGGTCAATAACGCTGCCGGATATCAGCACGCTGTTGATAAGAATTTACTTTTTTGTGAACAACTTGGCTGTGCGGTTGCAGCCGAGGACTTTTATCTGTGTACAGACCCGGATGACCAGGCAAAGGTTGCTTCTTTTTTAAAAGAAGAGGGGATTCTGCCGCATGACCGCATCGTCTATGTGAATGCTACTGCCCGCTGGCAGTCAAAGTTCTGGTTCGTTTCACGGTGGAGTGAACTCTGTGACAGGCTCCTTGCCGCTGGAGTCAGACCTGTTTTGGGTGGCAGTAGAGCTGATCTTGCATATCTGACGGAAATTGTCGAGAGTATGTCTGGAAAAAAGGCTGTGATAGCGGCCGGCCGGTTGAGTCTCCCGGAGTCAATAGCCCTTATGAAACGTGCTGATGTGTATGTGGGACTGGATACAGGCCCTATGCATGTTGCCGCCATGGTGGGTACACCGGTGGTCGCTCTGTTCGGCCCTACCCATCCGGAAAGGGTTGGTCCTTATGGTGTCCGGCATGTGGTGATGCGGGCCGAACACCTGGACTGTCTCTGCTGTCGCAAGCGTTCATGCGATCACCAGCGTTGTATGGAGGAGATTACAACTGATAGCGTGTTTGCGCAGGTTATGAATTTTATTGAATCAGAGGGGCTTACGAGACCCGCTTAA
- a CDS encoding glycosyltransferase family 2 protein, whose translation MNKISVYIIAFNEADKIRDAINSVLWADEIIVADSNSQDNTAALAEELGAKVVQIPFKSFGDLRNRAMAACTHDWIFSLDADERCTPEARDEILACLSNPQADAYYVPRKNYFMGRWIRYSGFYPDYRQPQLFKKGTLVFREDDPVHEEFTINTQRPVGYFRHAIWQMPFKRLDELMHKANKYSTLGADKLVLNNRRPCSVWTALTHGLWSFFHTYFLKRGILDGWPGFIIALYNFESTFYKYAKFYELHIKATPPASPPLKRVS comes from the coding sequence ATGAACAAAATTTCCGTCTACATCATTGCCTTTAACGAAGCTGACAAAATCCGGGATGCCATCAACTCTGTTCTCTGGGCAGATGAGATCATTGTTGCTGATTCGAACAGCCAGGATAACACCGCTGCACTGGCTGAAGAACTGGGCGCCAAAGTAGTGCAGATCCCGTTCAAGAGTTTTGGCGACCTCAGAAACCGGGCCATGGCAGCCTGTACACACGATTGGATATTTTCTCTGGACGCAGATGAACGGTGTACTCCGGAAGCAAGAGATGAGATTTTAGCCTGTCTCAGCAATCCGCAGGCCGATGCCTACTATGTTCCCCGTAAAAACTATTTCATGGGACGCTGGATTCGCTATTCCGGTTTTTACCCCGACTATCGGCAGCCCCAGCTGTTTAAAAAAGGAACTCTTGTTTTCAGAGAGGACGATCCGGTCCATGAGGAGTTCACCATCAACACACAAAGACCTGTGGGCTACTTCCGCCATGCCATCTGGCAGATGCCTTTTAAACGTCTTGATGAGTTAATGCATAAGGCCAACAAGTACTCGACATTAGGGGCTGACAAACTTGTTCTAAACAACCGGCGTCCCTGCTCAGTCTGGACAGCCCTGACACATGGACTCTGGTCATTTTTTCACACCTACTTCCTCAAACGTGGGATCCTCGACGGATGGCCGGGGTTTATCATTGCTCTGTATAATTTTGAGAGCACCTTTTATAAGTATGCAAAATTCTACGAGCTGCACATCAAAGCAACGCCTCCTGCCTCCCCACCGCTTAAGCGGGTCTCGTAA